TCAATGCTAGAACTGATGCTAAAGTCAAtaaagatctgaaaaaaataacTCATCTAATCAGAATAAACAATTATATgaagatattttcattaaaaacttATGCATTTTGTTGTGCAACATATAATCCTGTGAGAACTAAAAGGTGAGGTTAAATCACTCTATTTGGTTTActctatgggacctattatgccaACCTCAATAGAGTCCATCAGATTTCTCCATAGAATTAATGGTTGTGTGAGTTAATCCATCCTGTAAATATAAAAGGAGACACATTTAACACCTCTCAATCAGCACATGGTGTCATTGTGATAGGAGCAAATCAGGTCAGTACATTTTTGCCAGATCTTCTCTTTATGGGAGATGATTCATAGGAAGAACTGTCTAGGGCTGAACTTGCTAACATTTTCTGCATGTTAAAAGCTACAGCAGTTAACTTGCCATTTAACAATGAGATAATCTCACCcacaaagcaggacaggactgctgttttaCAATGAGTATCAAAAAGAGACGTGCGTACAATGTGGAATTCGATTTGTTGGCCAAAAATAAGAAGGCTTAAAGGAACGCATAAGGGAACATGTCTCAAACATTAAATCAAAAAAAGGAAACTAATATGATGAAACCCTCAGATGTTGATCCACaattgttgtgtttctttttgGTATTGTGCCTTAAAGTTAATTTCTGGTTGAAATGTTTTCTAGCCTTAAAGAAAACCCAAGCAGCTGttgtttaaaaatgtcaaataaagACTGTAAAtaaagtatgtatgtatttttagaaTTATATCCTGCTTGTTGGACTTTTTGGAATGCCAACTTGAATTTTATTATTGATGGTATTTCAATCCCCTTAGGTGAAGCTTTGGGGCTTTGCAGCCAACCCCAACATTTCTACTAGTGAGTTTTCTGCTTTACTGCTTACACTTGTGCCTAGACAAGGTAAGTGGTCAGAACAGGCAGATTTTaatggggggccacacaaggggagcGCTACTCGCCGCCAGTTAGACAGCACTGCTGTACATGCAAAATGTTGTTTCTTTGTTTTGATTTCCATTGCACGTTTCTGTCTGTTCTGGTCTGGATAAGAAAAATATTGCAAACTTTGCTGAGATATTTCTAAAAAATTGAAAGGACCAGTATTTTTCTGATTCCAGGCTGTTGCTTATTATCGGGCACAAAATAGATTGGATACATtggactagaaaaaaagaaaaacccttcTAGAAAGGAGCAGAATTCCAAAGTGTATAAAAGGAAACTGCTTGTAATCTCCAACAGGAACCAGAAAGACCAAGAAAAGAATGTTGGCAGAATTACAAAGCCTCAAAATTGTACCtgctttgtcactgctgaaacttTAGCTGTATTTCTGAGCGTTCAGACCACACAAGGAAAAATATTTCTCCAGGCTTTAGCCTCCCTTTCATCCAATTGGAGGTCAATGGCAACTTACTGTGTAATAAGACATCAGGTTTCAGCATGAAACAGCTCTGAATCTCTTGCACAACcactttgtataaaaaaataaacttttgcaggcaaaaaaataaacttttgcaggctaaaaaaaaaacttttatatctTTTCACTACTAATTTAGTTCACAAAACATGGCACCTAATATAGTACCAATTtacttgaataaaaatattttggcatTCTATAGGTACTGAAATTCAATCGTCCATGTACTCCAGAACCACATACCTGCCCATCTGACCAATACGTGTCATTCCATAGAAACCTCCTTTGGTTTCCTCACAAAAATAATGTTGTGGGAGAGTCTGAGCaggtatttttttaaagtatctGGTTTAATACTGAGCACTAATTCCAGATTCATCCATTATCTTTATGGACTCCTATTCTATAgagaataataattaataattagtgCCATCAATccattatctttttatattgtactATGGGGGGGGAGGATGGAAAAAAAGTCACTAGTCCTATTTAAGCCTATTAGCTCAGGGTACAATACTGACCAAATCAATAAAACATCAATGTGTCTAAAAACATTAATTGCTGTTGTTTTTAATTCTGATAATTTCAGTTTCAGACTGGATGGTCCAGAAAAGAAGAAATGACAAGAACCCATAAGTATATTGATAATTTTACATAGTCAGAGCAAGGAATTACCTAATAATATCAACATAATTTCAAGAATATAGAATTATAAAAATAGTGACCAAGAAATATAGTGAGGAAATGCAACGTTTGACATGTTCCAAGAGTATATAATAACaagcaacaatatatatataaaattccaaACGAAGGATTCTCGTTACTTTTAACTGGACTAGGGGTCAGCAGAGAGTAGAATTCTATGAAAACTCCTCCCAGGCAAGGAAATGCAAATGAACAATCATTCAGTGGTTACTGAAATTTCTCTTTTGGGATTTCAGCACCTCAGCAATTTCAAGATCCTGGTGTTTTCTGTAATTCTTTTGATTCACCATCTGACCATCTATGAAAATTCCCTTGTCATAGTATTGGTAACAATTAGCCAAATTCTTCATTCTCTCATGTTCTTCTTTCTCCAACAACTCTCCTTATCTGATCTACTGGAGTCCATGCTTATAGTTCCGACCCTGCTCAGAACTTTGATAAATGAAGGAGCTAAAATATCCCTTATTGGCTGTTTTGCACAACTTTATTTCTTTGGTGTCACTGAAGTTTTACAGTGTTTCCTTCTAACtgtgatgtcctatgacagatatctggccatctgTAATCCTCTGTGTTATTCTTCAATAATGAACCACAGATTTTGTGTTACATTAATTGTCTTGTCATGGCTGCTTTCTATTTGTTTGATACCAGTTAGTGTGGTTTCTGCAGTTACACAAGAGTTCTGCAACCAAAATACCATCAATCATTTCCTCTGTGATTATTTTCCTCTTCTTGAACTTTCCTGCTCAGACACCTTCTTGGCACAGATATTGGCAATGACTGTTTCTGCCCCCGCAGTTCTTTTCCCTTTCTTGGTCATCattggatcctatatctgtattgccCGTGAAATCCTAAAAATAACATCCAATAtcgggagacaaaaagccttctccacctgcagctcccatCTGACGGtagtctccatattttatggaaCTCTCATTGGTATTTATGTGGTTCCCACAAGAAATCAATCACAAACcattaaaaaagtaatttcccTTTTAAACACAGTAGTGACACCTTTTATTAATCCAATTATTTACAGCTTGAAAAGTGCAGATATGAAAAATGCCCTtaaaaatataactaaaaaaaaataagtaaaaactgAACCAGGAACCAGAATCCTGAGCAACATTTGGCCCCTAAGAGAACAATTCTTGCATACATTTTCTATTACTGTACTTCTTATGAAAAGTATTCcttgttaaaatgtattgaaGGCCAAGTGGCCCAGCATCCAACTAAAGAAAGAGACTGCAGTGACTTTGGCAGAGGGTTGATTTACAAGATAAGTCCTGTATGTCAAGCATTACAATGACAAAGACCTAGGACCTAGCCTAGTTTGCTTGATTTTATGAGGATCATATtcagcacttttgccatttacatgtttttttattcatagtGGCTTTTGAGATTTTTAGACTGATAATACTATATTATTGGGGTAAGAACTGTTTTTTTAAGAGTTGTCACCTTtacaaaaagctttttttattgtaatttgtaaGAATAAATGTTCCCCCAAGTTGTCAGTGAGCCAGATCACAGAATTCCTAAACTGTTACTTCAGGTAACGGCAACAGCTGTTGATTCAGCCCTTCTCAGcaaactctctgaacttttctaAAGCATGCTACTATCAGGAGCTCCAGGTAGTAAGTGTGGTGCCACATCCTAAATTGGAGGTGCCTGTGGTGTTGTTATAGTGAAATGCCGGAATGCGAGGTCATTGCATCATGGTTTGAATTGCCTCTGTCTGAACTCTGTTTCCTCCTTGCTCCCAACTTCAACCCTGGCATGGGCCGAGCAGACCTTAACAGTTTAATTGTACCATCTACCCTACAGAGGAAGCTTGTCAGACCTAGAAAAGACAGCATTTCTGTGGATTTTCAAGTTCTCCAGGCTCATACAGAAGTACTGAAGGTCCTACTCACACACATGCCTATTGCTTCTGTGGTATTTGCAAGCCCTTCAAGCACAGCTGTTTTCCACCTAATGTTGTAACCTTATATATGGCCACCCCACACTGCCATGTTTGTTCTCTTGCCTGAGTTTGTGAACCAGTACCTAATACAGTTTATGTTTCAACCTTCCCACTATGCTACTGTGGCATATGTCATCTCCATGTTGGAAGAACAAAAAGCCTTTCTCTTGACCTTTTGGACTGTCTTTGATGCTCATAGCCATGTAGCTGTAGTCTCCTCACATCTAATGGAGTTCAAATCTCAGTGCCTGTCAGTATGcgattgaattccaggctttaaCTTTTAATACAGCACGGCATAATGATAactttgtaacatagtaacataatttaggttgaaaaaagacacatgtctctcaagttcaaccttttgactttttaaataaCAGATCATCTTTGTATTGACAGGGTTATCTTATAAGTTAAAGGATAACCTTCCAGATCTTCCAGTTTATAACATGGACAATCGGCAGGTAAACAAAGATCTTGGCAATATTTGTAGTAGTAACAATGAATAGCCTATGAGGCAGGTATTCTGCTCAAaagtaatttatttgcacaacatgttttgagttttgcaactctttgtcaagtgtcaaCTGGTTAAGTGCAGAAAGAAACTTTAAAGTGTACAACAGGATATGACATCACGGTATCCCATACTCTCAGTGCCACCTCCCCCTCTAATTGAAAAAGGCGCACATAGTCCAAAATTCATCCCATagtccaaaataatccaaaatagaaaGCCATATATCCAAGGTGATAAGGTCCCTTTGGGTGTGGAAAGTGCTGTAACATAAAACACCATTCTGGTTAAGTAAGATTTTCAAGGTACTGTCACATCAACTTTTTGACCTACCAATTACTCGTTACTGACAAATTACGaaatttacataataaatcaaTGCCCATACTTTACCATTAGCCGTATTCAATATTTCATAAAGGGACTAGGGCAAGGATTCAAGATCTGTAAAGGTACAAAACAAATGTATGATTAttatattcataaaaaatattttacactccAATTTTTATTCAGACCTTTAGGTGTAACTGTGtccaattttttaatccaaaacatCTCTCTTTGCTGAATCTTTTGGAGTAGAGTTCCACCTTTGTGTGGCGCTTTTACTACTTCCAATACTAGTCACTTAGTTGGgttacattggggcaaattcactaagatgcgaagttgcgccaggcgcaacttcgccgcacttcgccgcacttcgccaggcgtagtttcgccagcggttcgcaaattcactaaaatccgaagttgcgcacaggggtagcgtaaggttgcggagttgcgctagcgttgtttcgctatataaagcgaagttgcgctagcaaaggctaatttgcatacggcgcgaaattcaaatttcaatggaggaacacgtatctgcactacaaatgcctagaaaaccttcacatctggaaataaaatttttattttgccctacacatgtgcccactgtctaggtaagttgccatgagtcaggaaatgtaggggggaggaaggggagccccaaaaaatttgcgatctttttcagcctgtcagccatcatgtagaaaacacgccagcgttttttgggacttagaaaaaattttgacttttttttaaacaatccctatctactctattgcgcttcgccaggtctgaggtggcgaaggaagtctagcataaaaggtagcgttcactacactgcgcaagttagtgaatttgcgtagtttcgtcgctagcgaagattcgcctggcgtaaggtttgcgaagtaacactagcgaaactacgccagcgttcgttagtgaatttgcgcagtagcgaaaatgccaaacgctagcgaattaacgctagcgttcggcgcttcgcgccttagtgaatttgccccattgtgcttCATTTCAAAGAAGTGTCTAGATATAgatgtatctgtgtgtgtgtatcttttTTATAGTTACGAATGTTACCACTGTGTTCTTTTATTCTGAATTTAACTTGTCTTTTGGTTTGTCCAATATAGGCCTTTCCGCATGGACATTTCAGGAGATACACAACATTAACAACATTATGTGTTTCACAAGTGGCatacttattaaagggatactgtcatgggaaaacagattttttgaaatctgacatggggctagacatattggcaatttcGAAGTACTATGGATATAGGTTCTTATTCCCTCTAGATCCTCCAAAATGACTTTGTAGTCTGACTTTCAAGAGGTTCgtagagtagccatctccactgcagtaacatgaaatatcacagaaaccggagagtcttcaaaatgtgggtttattttattacagcactgtgctttaataaaataaacccacattTTGAAGACTCTCCGGTTTCTGTGATATTTcatattggcaatttcccagctgccccaagtcatgtgacttgtgctctgataaacttcagtcactctttactgctgtactgcaagttggagtgatatcacccccctcccttctccccccagcagccaaacaaaagaacaatgggaaggtaaccagatagcagctccctaacacaagataacagctgcctggtagatctaagaacagcactcaatagtaaaatccaggtcccgctgagacacattcagttacattgaggaggaaaaaaagcagcatttctctcctaaagtgcaggcacaagtcacatgaccaggggcagctgggaaattgacaaaatgtctagccccatgttagatattagttgaatataaaataaatctgtttgctcttttgagaaatggatttcagtgcagaattctgctggagtagcactattaactgatgagttttgaaaaaaacatgttttctgatgacaggatccctttaagctgtaatGGGACACCTTGTGTGGGGTGATTCATTTTATCTCCCTTAATGATTGATGGGCAACACAGGCACTTTAAGCAAGGGAAAGTGCCTTTTTTGGGGTACTTAAGAATCTCTGTGTGTCTCTTGTCGGTGGTTCTATTTCAGCTGGTCACAATGTATCTCAGATGCTTTTCCCTTTCTAATAGCTGAAGATTAATGACTCTGGAAGTGCTCTCCCAAAAGTTTTGGTCCTGTAGTATAATTGGCCAGTACCTGTGAATTATATGTTCAATATCTTTGCTATGGGCACCATATGTAGAGAAAAAAGGTAATTGTGTTTTTCCATCTTTTTCTTTATAGGTAAGTAAGCTTTCCCTGTCTGTCTGGGACTCTTCTAGGGCATGTTTCCTATTGGTTTTTTGGTTATACCCTCTGTTAGCAAAtctttttttcaggttatcaGCCGCATTTGTATATTGGCTGTTGTTGGATGAAATCCTGCGTGCTCTCAGGAACTGGCCCTTTGGGAAATTGCTTTGATAATGTTTGGTGCGTGATATCTGGTtgcatgtaaaatgttatttctgtcagTTTCTTTGCGGTAAAGACTAGtgtaaatctgcccattactTTATCTTCAATTGGACATCCAAAAAGTGTGGTACCCCCAATTTCttcaaactagtgatgggcgaattttttttgccaggcgcgaattcgcggtgaatttgctcaattcgctgccagcgaataaattcgcgaaacgcctgcgaaaattcgcctgcgtcaaaaaaaaatttcgccgacatcgaaaaaaacaggcgccggcatcaaaaaaagggcgccagtgtcaaaaacaagacaccaGCCCCGAAGTGCCTCTTCCACTATTTTTATACCTTCATTCTGTCCTCTGAAGCAGGGACACTCCTAGGTAAGACAGGGGAGTCTCATTTGGGTGGTATTGAACCTTCTCCCCATAAAGTCCTGTTTCCAATACAGTTCCAACTGCCTACCAAGACATTTTCAAACTTTCCTTGAATCTGAAGTCAGGGATCTTCTGCCTTTACTAAACGTATTGATATCTAAATTGGTAGCCGATTTTATTgaaatgtatgcatgtatataataatatgtatgtaaataataCGTTATAATTTGTGGAGTAAATGGAAAACTACTACTTATGCTGGGTATGGACTCTTGGAATATTTGATTATGCCTTTTGGGTTGTGCAATGCTCTGAAAAGCATTCAACACTTTGTTAATGATATCCCTCGTGGTTTTATAGATGttcttattatattcaatttttttcaaattttcttgaGTAATACAGAGTCCATATAAAGAAAGTTTTAATtaaagctaaactcaaaaaaatatatttttaataaggaTTGTTAATGTCTAGCCTTTATTATTTCGCCCTAAAAAATCCAGAATTGACACTATTCTTAACTGATCAATTCCTTCCTCCAGAGAAGCAGTTCAATGTTAGTAACTCCagctaaatattaaaatgttgccAGTAGGGAATTTTTAGCCATTGGAAGATTGGATCTAACAATGTTCCTCTTCCCCAAACCTCTTCAAAGTCAGAATTATGTTGTAAATCCCCTTTGAGTGCTCCAATTATAGATATTATTGGTAATGATTTGTTTttccaccttaaaggggacctgtcaccctaagaaataattccaaatttttatttattgtgtttgtttagcaaaataaactttacttacattatataaattatttacaacTTTCTTGCCATCAGCCTTGGAATTGACATAaaaagcaagcaggcagcagccattttgtggacattgtcaTTCAGACATACTTTATAaaacctcaaaatcttgtttaggcAACAAAATGGGGAGCCTGATGCCCATGTCtttgtactggctacacaattatagagtgttagCAGTGAGGGGCAATgtgaggcaggaagtgacatgcaggaaatgcagaataaaaagtgaaagtaattgcctaagtcatataggaggggcaggcaatacatTTCCATGAGTGGCATAAAAGTTTGCAAATCTGCACTAGAACCAGACTTATCTGAAGATGCAGGTACTGCTGGGTCAAAGGGGTGTTACCTGGGAAGGTTTCATGACCAGGAAGCAGATGACTTAATTTAAGGGAAAGTGGATGTGCCTGATGTGGGATACTGCTAAAATGACTACCTGTCCTGTGGAATGGCTGATTAAAAGCAGAATAAGAGAAGCAGTAATATCCCCTCCATGACTACAGTAACATGGGACTCTTTTGTAGTGAATATTTGGGGACTCTGATACGGATAGTATTGCATATAGAATATTCACACTGAGTTGACTGAACTGCTCAGAAGTGAAGGAAGCTGGGCCTTGGCATTGTAACTGGCATCATTAGAAATCTATGTTGAGAAACTGCACAtttattggaaaaagtttttttttttttttggtgtgactATTTGGCCTTGTGACGCCAAATGAGAAAGAGCCCACGATACTTTAGcagtagtgaagggcgaatttattagtcaggcacaaatttgcggcaaattcctgtgattcaccgctggtgaataaattcgcaaaaccgccgcAAAAtatcaccggcatcaaaaaaaatggaacaccggcatccaaaaaacggacgccggggtcaaaaacgagccgctggtgaagtttcacaaattttttgccgttaaAAAGAACAGCAATAAGACTTCcctttttattaatttactatGTATTATCCTGGGATTGTGTAATAAAGCCGATTGTATTTTAATGCCTCCAATGTTTCATTAAACGTCAATGTCCAAAGTCGATGTCCAATATCCTTTGAGAGGAGTGGGtaaatgatttttcaaagtccaccaatttactccaaataggttataggaggtcccccataggctaaaacagcaattctgcaagttttagatggcaaatggtcgaagtcgaatttttaaagagacagaacatgataaagtttgatattcaaatttttaaatttttttcaaattcgcatagaatttggacaattccctagtcgaagtatacaaaaaatagctagaaattctaaattttttcattcgaaaattcaccttgacctttaataaatctgccccaagatgAGGGATTGGACAACATCAGTATTTAGCAGGTGGCAGTGGCTTATAATGTTTCGTGAAggactttaaaacaaaaaaagattggtCTGTTCCTTTTGATACCATGCTCTGATCTTCATGCTGGGTGTCAATCTGGAGATCAATCTGGATCAAAGCACAGATTTCCCTTGGGTAAAAGTGCCTTTGATATTAGCACTCGCTAAGTGCTCTAACATTTCAACATTTGGGAACTGAAATTGATAATTTTTATCTTAGTACTATGTTACTGAAGCAGAAACTGTAAactagtgtagggatgtgtaaaatagccatccccagtaCTATTTAGCAGACAGTTTTGCCTATTGTTATAGACActtaactgggtcctaaaatacagttaggaggggtaactgtttctATTCTTGCTTTaggctatgccccttgttgtttaacacagtgaccagtagatggcactgtgctagaatATAAAaccctctgaagccatgctttcagggtccatcttctGCTGGCTCTAGCTTGAGCAGGCTGGCaaagctcgagtggaacctagacaggtcaggtctagtaaggataggctactcacctttataggtcactctaggagtgacagatagacaggatatttagctgagcagcttgaggctcctccgaggattgtgagtgggattaagatcccgggtactaattgcccagaagtacagacctagggtaaagtattcccctcaggttccacttagggaaaaggctgaaagctggctgTACCTCCTCAAGGCTGCATACATTGTTCTCATTCCAGAGAGACCTTAttttgaccaaaggtgctgtgaatattgcctatccaatgtaatgtatgatcctgcaaTGTTCTCTTtgatgtacactccactgaggattgtatgtgttaaataaatctgttctatggtcaagttataagaaccactggcgcccaattatttgtaccctgaatacagttacagttgcactacaccctgcttccacatcgctgcaGAGGCTCACTctctaagattttaaggtctcatccggagcacatttattgggagtggagcttat
Above is a genomic segment from Xenopus laevis strain J_2021 chromosome 3L, Xenopus_laevis_v10.1, whole genome shotgun sequence containing:
- the LOC121401322 gene encoding olfactory receptor 11L1-like, with translation MQMNNHSVVTEISLLGFQHLSNFKILVFSVILLIHHLTIYENSLVIVLVTISQILHSLMFFFLQQLSLSDLLESMLIVPTLLRTLINEGAKISLIGCFAQLYFFGVTEVLQCFLLTVMSYDRYLAICNPLCYSSIMNHRFCVTLIVLSWLLSICLIPVSVVSAVTQEFCNQNTINHFLCDYFPLLELSCSDTFLAQILAMTVSAPAVLFPFLVIIGSYICIAREILKITSNIGRQKAFSTCSSHLTVVSIFYGTLIGIYVVPTRNQSQTIKKVISLLNTVVTPFINPIIYSLKSADMKNALKNITKKK